One region of Glycine max cultivar Williams 82 chromosome 9, Glycine_max_v4.0, whole genome shotgun sequence genomic DNA includes:
- the LOC100820306 gene encoding protein PHOX1, with translation MGKKKKQVGETSEDRGNHKKVEDKSPNSYDNDTLAFISMAQELKDEGNKFFQKRDAEGALVKYEKALKLLPRNHVDVSYLRSNMAACYMQMGLGEYPRAIRECNLALEVSPKYSKALMKRARCHEALNRLDLALKDLSAVLKIEPNNIMALEVLGKVKHALEDRGLIVNDTEIELPPDYVEPPALPLEKVVKQKTHKKKRNKEKVKASDKIEEKQAEEKLEEKKSEDSIVIKKAGGSLKEKKANKSKKKAKERIDEKKDDVKEVIEEKSNGRSEDIPKKTAKLIFGEDIRWAELPLNCSLLQLREVICDRFPRLGAVLVKYRDQEGDLVTITSDEELRWAETGSQGSIRLYIVEANPDHDPLFEKFNVKNGEKVNTYSSPVNGSVVKAKDIISSSCIEDWIILFAQLFKNNVGFESDRYLDFHEFGMKLYSEAVEETITSDEAQGIFDIAGGKFQEMAALALFNWGNVHMSRARKKVYFTEDSSKEHMHEQIKSSYEWAQKEYAKAGEKYETAIDIKPDFYEGFLALGQQQFEQAKLSWDYALCSNVDLATWPSTEVLQLYNSAEENMEKGMLIWEESGGQQLSEIFDPKDIGLHLQNMGLDGLFKNMSSDEIAAQVENMKSQINLLWGTMLYELSIVEFKLGLPVWHESLEDAAEKFELAGASATDIAVMLKNHCSNNTDGLGFKIDEIVQAWNEMYEAKKWQKGVSSFRLEPLFRRRISKVYHAFELV, from the exons ATggggaagaaaaagaagcagGTAGGAGAAACAAGTGAAGATAGAGGAAATCATAAGAAAGTTGAAGATAAAAGCCCCAACTCATATGACAATGATACCTTGGCGTTTATATCAATGGCTCAAGAGTTGAAGGATGAAGGGAACAAGTTTTTCCAGAAGCGGGATGCTGAAGGAGCTTTGGTAAAATATGAGAAGGCACTCAAATTGCTTCCAAGGAATCATGTAGATGTTTCGTATCTGCGGAGTAACATGGCTGCGTGCTACATGCAGATGGGACTCGGTGAGTATCCTAGAGCAATCCGTGAATGCAATTTGGCTCTTGAAGTATCGCCAAAATATAGTAAAGCTCTGATGAAGAGGGCCAGGTGCCAtgaggctttaaataggctggATTTAGCGCTAAAAGATCTTAGTGCTGTTTTAAAGATAGAGCCAAATAATATCATGGCATTGGAGGTCTTGGGTAAGGTGAAGCATGCCCTTGAAGATAGGGGATTAATAGTAAATGATACAGAAATTGAGTTGCCTCCAGATTATGTTGAACCTCCTGCTTTGCCTCTGGAAAAAGTAGTGAAACAAAAGACACAcaagaagaagagaaacaaaGAGAAGGTGAAGGCTTCtgataaaattgaagaaaagcaAGCTGAGGAGAAATTGGAAGAGAAGAAATCTGAGGACAGCATTGTAATAAAGAAGGCCGGGGGCAGTCTGAAAGAGAAGAAGGCTAACAAATCTAAAAAGAAGGCCAAGGAAAGAATTGATGAGAAGAAGGATGATGTTAAGGAGGTTATTGAGGAAAAAAGTAATGGTAGAAGTGAAGATATACCTAAGAAAACAGCAAAACTTATTTTTGGTGAGGATATAAGATGGGCTGAATTGCCACTTAATTGCAGCCTCCTTCAGCTGAGAGAAGTTATTTGTGACCGGTTCCCTAGACTAGGAGCAGTTCTTGTCAAATATAGGGACCAAGAGGGTGATCTGGTTACTATCACTTCTGATGAAGAATTAAGGTGGGCTGAAACTGGATCACAGGGTTCTATCCGGCTGTACATAGTGGAAGCTAATCCTGATCACGATCCATTATTTGAGAAATTTAATGTAAAGAATGGAGAAAAGGTTAACACTTATAGTTCTCCTGTGAATGGTTCTGTGGTGAAAGCGAAGGACATTATTAGCTCATCATGCATTGAGGACTGGATAATTCTGTTtgcacaactgttcaagaacaATGTTGGATTTGAATCTGACAGATATTTAGATTTTCATGAATTTGGGATGAAGCTCTATTCAGAGGCTGTTGAGGAGACAATTACAAGTGACGAAGCACAAGGCATATTTGACATTGCTGGTGGTAAGTTCCAAGAGATGGCAGCTCTAGCATTGTTCAACTGGGGAAATGTGCATATGTCCAGGGCAAGGAAGAAAGTGTATTTTACTGAAGATTCTTCAAAAGAGCATATGCATGAACAAATCAAAAGTTCGTATGAATGGGCGCAGAAAGAATATGCAAAAGCTGGGGAAAAATATGAAACAGCCATTGATATTAAGCCAGATTTTTATGAAGGCTTCCTGGCTCTAGGACAGCAGCAGTTTGAGCAAGCAAAACTTTCTTGGGATTATGCACTCTGTAGTAATGTAGATTTAGCAACATGGCCCTCCACTGAGGTTCTTCAGCTTTACAACAGTGCCGAGGAAAATATGGAGAAAGGAATGCTGATATGGGAAGAATCAGGAGGGCAACAATTGAGTGAAATCTTTGATCCCAAGGATATTGGATTACATCTGCAGAACATGGGATTGGATGGGCTATTCAAAAATATGTCATCAGATGAAATTGCTGCACAGGTGGAAAATATGAAGTCTCAAATAAATCTTCTGTGGGGTACCATGCTATATGAACTCTCGATAGTGGAGTTCAAATTAGGGCTACCGGTATGGCATGAAAGTTTGGAAGATGCAGCTGAGAAGTTTGAACTTGCTGGAGCTTCTGCAACAGATATAGCTGTAATGTTGAAGAACCACTGTTCTAATAACACTGATG GTCTTGGATTCAAAATTGATGAAATAGTACAAGCATGGAATGAGATGTATGAAGCTAAAAAGTGGCAGAAAGGTGTTTCATCATTTCGTTTGGAGCCCTTGTTTAGAAGAAGAATATCTAAAGTTTACCATGCCTTTGAGCTAGTATGA